From the genome of Virgibacillus siamensis, one region includes:
- a CDS encoding nuclease-related domain-containing protein, with the protein MPIFDEYIALTILGEVIPLVSGLRLKTYDLLILEAILRRLKENYRFDEKLIAAYRKEKAGYDGERNVDTLSTFLRNNFLVIRGLRLENPPFQFQIDTLILSKGFFLILEIKNVAGTLQYDSKQRQLTQFADGKTKSYKDPIMQAEAQKHHLQTWLRQIGIINIIYASIDIVSLLSIYLRSYLIKVSHVARANHGILYLGIIHKRKRKEFRACPI; encoded by the coding sequence TTGCCAATTTTTGACGAATATATAGCATTAACTATACTTGGAGAGGTGATTCCACTGGTATCTGGTCTCCGATTAAAAACATATGATTTACTGATTTTGGAAGCAATTTTACGAAGGCTCAAGGAGAATTATCGGTTTGATGAAAAACTAATTGCAGCATACCGAAAAGAAAAAGCAGGATATGACGGTGAAAGAAATGTTGACACACTCTCCACCTTCCTCCGAAATAATTTTTTAGTAATACGAGGACTTCGCCTGGAAAATCCCCCATTCCAATTTCAAATCGATACTCTCATCCTTTCCAAAGGTTTTTTCCTTATTCTAGAAATTAAAAACGTTGCCGGCACACTTCAATATGATTCCAAACAGAGGCAATTAACACAATTTGCGGATGGAAAAACCAAGTCCTACAAAGATCCGATTATGCAGGCTGAAGCGCAAAAGCACCATCTGCAAACATGGCTCCGGCAAATTGGAATTATCAATATTATCTACGCCTCTATCGATATAGTTTCTCTTCTGTCGATATATCTGCGCTCATATTTGATAAAAGTTTCCCATGTTGCCCGGGCAAATCATGGTATACTATATCTTGGGATTATTCACAAACGAAAGCGCAAGGAATTCAGAGCATGTCCAATCTGA
- a CDS encoding ABC transporter ATP-binding protein — protein sequence MENVIEVNHLRKKFGGNSAIDDLSFHVRKGDIFGLLGPSGSGKTTTIKILTGELDKTDGQVSVLNESSSTFQSSYFKSKIGILSDNSALYERLTVYDNLKLFCKLYNAPLKQINAILQDVNMEQERSKTVSKLSKGMKQRILLAKALIHKPDLVFLDEPTSALDPGNMAQIHRGLKALNEAGTTIFLTTHNMEEATELCDRVAFLNNGKLQELDNPEALRYKYSTHAFHVETINGEKLVIDNSPENADQIRNMIAEKQIKSINTDKPTLGQIFLKVTGKELV from the coding sequence GTGGAAAACGTGATTGAAGTGAACCATTTGCGGAAAAAATTCGGGGGGAATTCTGCAATTGATGATTTAAGTTTTCATGTCCGGAAAGGAGATATTTTTGGTTTGCTGGGACCAAGCGGATCAGGAAAAACAACAACAATTAAGATTCTGACAGGCGAACTGGATAAAACAGATGGTCAGGTTTCGGTTTTGAATGAATCTTCATCTACATTCCAATCATCCTATTTTAAATCTAAAATTGGCATTCTTTCCGACAACAGTGCATTATATGAGCGCTTGACCGTGTATGACAATCTGAAACTGTTCTGCAAACTTTATAATGCTCCGCTCAAGCAAATAAATGCAATACTGCAGGATGTAAACATGGAACAAGAACGTTCTAAAACTGTTTCAAAACTTTCAAAAGGGATGAAACAGCGGATTTTGCTTGCAAAGGCATTGATTCATAAACCGGATTTGGTATTTCTTGATGAACCGACCTCTGCACTCGATCCTGGAAACATGGCACAAATCCATCGCGGTCTTAAAGCGCTTAATGAAGCCGGTACAACGATATTTTTAACCACACACAACATGGAGGAGGCTACGGAATTGTGTGACCGTGTTGCCTTTCTCAACAATGGAAAACTTCAGGAACTGGATAACCCTGAAGCACTTCGTTATAAATATTCTACTCATGCGTTCCATGTGGAGACGATAAATGGAGAAAAGCTGGTCATTGACAACTCACCTGAGAATGCGGACCAGATCCGGAACATGATTGCGGAAAAGCAAATCAAGTCAATAAACACCGATAAACCGACACTTGGACAAATCTTTTTAAAAGTAACCGGAAAGGAGCTTGTCTAA
- a CDS encoding ABC transporter permease — translation MNVHRIQAIFEKDLKDFMKNMMLLMMPTIPIILALLYSRLGKGDEELPLFMLYMIVGITFSTVTSSCMMTMMAEENEKKTLRGLVLSPASFIDILVGKSLVTGLMTAISLVISLLIAGIDPFLAVKPIIGMVLLFLFFLFLGIGIGLFAKTVAATSAYLMPVMFLFGFTPMFNLLGIDEDSIVTKIINVFPLPQLIKMHEDGSWFPLGIVLIWVIAAAAFMALCFRKRSTDD, via the coding sequence ATGAATGTGCATCGCATCCAGGCTATATTTGAAAAAGACTTAAAAGATTTCATGAAAAACATGATGCTTTTGATGATGCCTACAATTCCAATAATACTGGCGTTACTATATTCCCGTCTCGGCAAAGGGGATGAAGAACTTCCGTTGTTTATGCTGTATATGATTGTCGGCATTACCTTTTCGACTGTTACATCCAGCTGCATGATGACCATGATGGCTGAAGAAAATGAAAAGAAAACATTACGCGGGCTTGTTCTTTCACCTGCTTCATTTATTGATATTTTAGTAGGGAAAAGTCTTGTCACAGGGTTAATGACAGCTATTTCATTGGTTATTTCTCTGCTGATTGCCGGAATAGATCCATTCCTGGCTGTAAAACCAATTATTGGGATGGTGTTATTATTCCTATTCTTTCTGTTTCTAGGTATAGGAATCGGCCTGTTTGCAAAAACCGTTGCAGCAACATCGGCATATCTGATGCCTGTCATGTTCCTATTTGGTTTTACCCCAATGTTTAATTTACTTGGAATTGACGAGGACAGCATCGTTACCAAAATCATTAACGTTTTCCCGCTCCCACAATTAATTAAAATGCATGAAGATGGATCATGGTTCCCACTTGGGATTGTACTGATTTGGGTGATTGCAGCTGCAGCATTTATGGCTTTATGTTTCCGGAAAAGAAGTACAGATGATTAA
- a CDS encoding glycerol-3-phosphate dehydrogenase/oxidase, whose product MTIFSSYHRDKIYQNLTDHQLDVLVIGGGITGSGIALDAVTRGMNTGVIEMQDFAAGTSSRSTKLVHGGLRYLKQFEVKMVAEVGKERAIVYENGPHVTTPEWMMLPFYKEGNFGPFTTNIGLRVYDFLAGVKKSERRKMLSPDEALAKEPLIKSDGLKGSGYYVEYKTDDARLTIEVIKKAVEQGAHAINYTKAVDFIYEAGKITGVVAENQLTGEQHTIRAKKIVNAGGPWVDDLREIDGSKTGKSLHLTKGVHLIFSNDRFPLKQAIYFDAPDGRMVFAIPRNKKTYVGTTDTSYDGDISHPVMTEDDRDYLLDAINYIFPSLDMTKEDVDSSYAGLRPLIAEDGKNPDEISRKDEIFISDSGLISMAGGKLTGYRKMAADAVDTVVNQLKKEDGILYSKSVTEHLSISGGDVGGSKGFQRYQDAKLSEAAELGIDKETAEFLVQKYGANTDKIFELYQEETTNADKAGIDPAVFAELTYAIEYELTYKPVDFFIRRTGALFFDIEFVQKHKDHVIAYMAERLGWSEEQTKKYTDELEQLLYEAVHPVETRKG is encoded by the coding sequence ATGACTATTTTTTCAAGTTATCACAGGGATAAAATTTATCAAAATTTAACGGATCATCAACTGGATGTTCTTGTCATTGGCGGCGGTATCACTGGATCCGGTATTGCGCTTGACGCGGTCACCCGCGGCATGAATACCGGAGTAATTGAAATGCAGGATTTTGCTGCAGGAACATCCAGCCGGTCAACAAAGCTGGTCCATGGCGGATTACGCTATTTGAAGCAATTTGAAGTGAAGATGGTTGCCGAAGTTGGAAAAGAGCGGGCTATTGTATACGAAAATGGACCGCATGTTACAACACCGGAGTGGATGATGCTTCCATTTTATAAAGAAGGTAACTTCGGGCCATTTACAACAAATATTGGTTTGCGCGTTTACGATTTTTTGGCAGGCGTCAAGAAATCGGAACGAAGAAAAATGCTCAGCCCGGATGAAGCACTTGCTAAAGAACCCCTAATCAAATCAGACGGATTAAAAGGTTCCGGCTACTATGTGGAGTACAAAACAGATGATGCCAGGCTGACAATTGAGGTAATCAAGAAAGCTGTTGAACAGGGCGCACATGCTATCAATTATACAAAAGCTGTCGATTTTATTTACGAAGCCGGGAAAATTACCGGTGTTGTAGCGGAAAACCAGTTGACAGGTGAACAGCATACAATCCGCGCGAAAAAGATTGTAAATGCTGGTGGTCCATGGGTGGATGATCTGCGAGAAATTGATGGTTCCAAAACCGGTAAATCACTGCATTTGACAAAAGGTGTACATTTGATTTTTTCAAATGACCGTTTTCCGCTTAAGCAGGCGATCTATTTCGATGCCCCCGATGGAAGGATGGTTTTTGCCATTCCGCGTAATAAAAAAACGTATGTTGGAACTACGGACACAAGTTATGACGGTGATATTTCACATCCGGTAATGACAGAGGATGACCGTGACTATTTGCTTGATGCTATCAACTATATTTTCCCATCTCTGGACATGACCAAGGAAGATGTTGATTCCAGCTATGCAGGTTTGCGGCCGCTAATAGCAGAAGATGGAAAAAATCCCGACGAGATTTCCCGCAAAGATGAAATCTTTATCTCCGACTCCGGACTGATTTCAATGGCTGGCGGTAAATTAACAGGTTATCGAAAAATGGCTGCAGATGCAGTGGATACAGTTGTGAATCAATTGAAGAAAGAAGACGGGATTCTTTATTCCAAATCGGTTACTGAACATTTGTCGATTTCCGGTGGTGATGTTGGCGGTTCAAAAGGATTTCAACGTTATCAAGATGCCAAACTATCTGAAGCGGCAGAGCTTGGGATCGATAAGGAAACAGCTGAATTTTTGGTTCAGAAATACGGTGCCAATACAGATAAAATTTTTGAGTTATATCAGGAAGAAACGACAAATGCGGATAAAGCAGGCATTGACCCGGCCGTTTTTGCCGAATTGACTTATGCCATTGAATACGAATTAACGTATAAACCGGTCGACTTCTTCATCAGGCGGACAGGTGCACTGTTTTTTGACATTGAATTTGTTCAGAAACATAAGGATCATGTCATTGCCTACATGGCTGAAAGACTTGGATGGAGCGAGGAACAAACGAAAAAGTATACAGATGAACTTGAACAGTTATTATACGAGGCGGTTCATCCGGTCGAAACTAGAAAAGGCTAA
- the dhaM gene encoding dihydroxyacetone kinase phosphoryl donor subunit DhaM encodes MAYTGLVLISHSPKIAEGIKDMIRQVILDVPVELAGGTEDNEIGTNAGKIQEAIERADNGNGVLLFYDIGSAKMNAEIAIEMTDAKDIRIAEAPVMEGAYLAAVESGMGKSFDDVYAAVVKKYGEEVK; translated from the coding sequence ATGGCATATACAGGTCTTGTTCTGATTTCACACAGCCCAAAGATTGCGGAAGGGATTAAAGACATGATACGGCAGGTTATTCTTGATGTCCCGGTAGAACTTGCCGGTGGGACAGAAGACAATGAAATCGGTACAAATGCTGGGAAAATCCAGGAGGCTATCGAGCGGGCGGATAATGGAAACGGCGTATTGCTCTTTTACGATATTGGGAGCGCGAAAATGAATGCCGAGATTGCTATAGAGATGACTGATGCAAAAGACATTCGAATTGCTGAAGCGCCGGTCATGGAAGGAGCATATCTTGCAGCCGTTGAGTCTGGTATGGGAAAAAGTTTTGATGATGTTTACGCTGCTGTCGTTAAAAAATACGGCGAAGAAGTCAAGTAA